One genomic region from Rosa rugosa chromosome 1, drRosRugo1.1, whole genome shotgun sequence encodes:
- the LOC133725116 gene encoding phospholipase D alpha 1-like, whose translation MGDAEHWLHGTLHATIYEVDKLHSSSGNFLRKITGKLEETVGIGKGLSRLYATVDLERARVGRTRVVEEPSNPKWFESFHIYCAHVAANVIFTVKESNPIGASLIGRAYVPVEQLFEGEEVDTWAEILDEKKEPVHGSPKIHVKLQFFHVSKDRSWSQGIKSPKFPGVPFTFFSQRQGCKVTLYQDAHVPDNFIPKIPLAGGKNYEPHRCWEDIFDAITNAKHLIYITGWSVYTEISLVRDSRRSKPGGEITIGELLKKKASEGVRVLMLVWDDRTSVSLLKKDGMMATHDEATAQYFQSTDVNCVLCPRNPDGGGSIVQGAQISTMFTHHQKIVVVDSEMPTRGSQSRRIVSFVGGIDLCDGRYDTQFHSLFRTLDTAHHDDFHQPNFTGASITKGGPREPWHDIHSRLEGPIAWDVLFNFEQRWRKQGGKDVLVQLRELDNVIIPPSPVMFPDDHETWNVQLFRSIDGGAAFGFPDTPEDAARAGLVSGKDNIIDRSIQDAYIHAIRRAKNFIYIENQYFLGSSFAWAADGIKPEDIGASHVIPRELSLKIADKIANGERFTVYVVVPMWPEGIPESGPVQAILDWQRRTMQMMYTDIKQALDKNGVEEDPRNYLTFFCLGNREVKKDGEYEPTERPEADSDYIRAQESRRFMIYVHTKMMIVDDEYIIIGSANINQRSMDGARDSEIAMGAYQPYHLSVREPARGQIHGFRMALWYEHLGMLDESFLQPESIECITKVNQIAEKYWDLYSSETLERDLPGHLLRYPVGVSSEGEVTELPGFEFFPDTKARVLGAKSDYLPPIITT comes from the exons ATGGGTGACGCGGAGCATTGGCTACATGGGACGCTTCATGCTACGATCTATGAGGTTGATAAGCTGCACAGTAGCAGTGGAAATTTCCTCCGCAAG ATCACTGGAAAACTTGAAGAGACTGTTGGTATTGGCAAAGGTTTGAGTAGACTGTATGCAACTGTTGATCTGGAAAGGGCTAGGGTTGGTCGCACCAGAGTTGTAGAAGAACCCTCTAATCCCAAGTGGTTTGAGTCTTTCCACATTTATTGTGCTCATGTCGCTGCAAATGTTATATTCACTGTCAAGGAGTCTAATCCTATTGGAGCATCATTAATTGGTAGAGCGTATGTACCTGTTGAACAACTTTTTGAAGGGGAAGAAGTGGATACATGGGCTGAAATTTTGGATGAGAAAAAAGAACCTGTTCATGGCAGTCCCAAGATACATGTGAAGCTACAATTTTTTCATGTTTCAAAGGACCGCAGTTGGAGTCAAGGTATTAAGAGTCCTAAATTTCCTGGAGTTCCATTTACATTTTTCTCACAGAGACAAGGATGTAAGGTTACACTGTACCAAGATGCTCATGTCCCTGATAACTTTATTCCTAAAATTCCTCTTGCTGGAGGCAAGAATTATGAGCCCCACAGATGTTGGGAAGATATCTTTGATGCAATTACTAATGCAAAACACCTGATCTACATTACTGGGTGGTCAGTTTATACTGAAATTTCCTTGGTAAGGGACTCAAGGAGGTCAAAACCTGGTGGCGAGATCACTATTGGTGAGTTACTTAAAAAGAAAGCAAGTGAAGGTGTCCGTGTTCTTATGCTTGTTTGGGATGACAGAACCTCTgtttctttattaaaaaaagatgGAATGATGGCCACCCATGATGAGGCAACTGCGCAGTATTTCCAGAGTACTGACGTGAACTGTGTCTTATGCCCCCGTAATCCAGATGGTGGTGGAAGCATTGTTCAGGGGGCACAAATCTCTACCATGTTCACTCATCATCAGAAGATTGTGGTTGTGGACAGTGAAATGCCAACTAGAGGATCACAGAGTAGAAGAATTGTTAGTTTTGTTGGGGGTATTGATCTGTGTGATGGAAGATATGATACCCAATTCCATTCACTTTTCAGGACATTGGATACTGCACATCATGACGATTTCCATCAGCCAAATTTTACTGGTGCATCGATTACAAAAGGTGGTCCAAGAGAACCTTGGCATGATATTCACTCTCGGCTGGAAGGGCCTATTGCTTGGGATGTGTTGTTTAACTTTGAGCAGAGATGGAGAAAGCAAGGCGGTAAAGATGTACTTGTTCAGCTCAGAGAGCTTGACAATGTCATTATTCCACCATCTCCTGTTATGTTCCCAGATGACCATGAGACATGgaatgttcagttattcagatcAATTGATGGAGGAGCTGCTTTTGGCTTCCCGGATACGCCTGAAGATGCAGCCAGAGCTGGGCTTGTTAGTGGGAAGGATAACATCATTGATCGAAGCATTCAGGATGCTTATATCCATGCTATTCGCCGTGCAAAGAACTTCATATATATTGAGAATCAGTATTTTCTTGGTAGCTCTTTTGCCTGGGCAGCTGATGGTATAAAGCCCGAAGACATTGGTGCTTCGCATGTAATTCCTAGGGAGCTTTCGCTTAAGATTGCTGACAAGATTGCGAATGGGGAGAGGTTTACTGTCTATGTTGTTGTCCCAATGTGGCCAGAGGGAATCCCGGAGTCCGGACCAGTTCAGGCGATATTAGATTGGCAGAGGAGGACAATGCAAATGATGTACACAGATATTAAGCAGGCACTTGATAAAAACGGTGTTGAGGAGGATCCAAGGAACTATTTGACATTTTTCTGCCTTGGGAATCGGGAGGTGAAGAAGGATGGAGAATATGAACCCACCGAGCGACCAGAGGCAGATTCGGATTATATTAGAGCTCAGGAATCCCGACGCTTCATGATTTATGTTCATACCAAGATGATGATAG TTGACGACGAATACATCATCATTGGATCTGCCAACATCAACCAGAGATCAATGGATGGTGCCAGGGACTCTGAAATAGCCATGGGAGCCTACCAACCATATCATCTATCAGTCAGGGAGCCAGCACGTGGTCAGATTCATGGTTTCCGTATGGCATTGTGGTACGAGCACCTTGGCATGCTTGATGAGTCCTTCCTCCAGCCAGAAAGCATTGAATGTATCACAAAGGTGAACCAGATTGCTGAAAAATACTGGGACCTCTATTCAAGTGAAACACTGGAACGTGATTTGCCGGGTCACCTGCTTCGCTATCCTGTTGGAGTTTCCAGCGAAGGAGAAGTCACAGAGTTGCCCGGATTTGAATTCTTCCCTGACACCAAGGCTCGAGTGCTAGGTGCCAAATCAGACTATCTTCCTCCCATCATTACTACTTGA
- the LOC133729140 gene encoding uncharacterized protein LOC133729140, which yields MDTHRVDLHTKRTLLCAHLHSAFISGLTQILFAALKFYGITKIATLSLSLSLSQIHFSPNQNLHFSGEATKRGSGGEATNQGSGCEATDLGCGGKASGEEELLRLLTPKTKPQVSSDEALSNFEEEEPINDEEDEEELEVVALSANSDDEDAAEDNSRGSDDKAAPVENDDDFEEEDSANFVCRMELMKAILK from the exons ATGGACACCCATAGAGTTGATCTGCACACCAAACGCACACTTCTCTGCGCTCACCTCCACTCTGCCTTCATCTCTGGGCTCACTCAAATTCTATTCGCTGCG TTAAAGTTTTATGGAATTACGAAAattgccactctctctctctctctctctctctctcaaatccaTTTCTCCCCAAATCAAAACCTCCATTTCAGCGGCGAAGCAACAAAGCGAGGTTCCGGCGGCGAAGCAACGAATCAAGGCTCCGGCTGCGAGGCAACAGATCTAGGATGCGGCGGAAAAGCTAGCGGTGAAGAGGAACTACTGAGGCTACTGACACCCAAAACGAAGCCCCAGGTCTCTTCTGACGAAGCCCTATCCAATTTCGAGGAGGAGGAGCCGATCAATGACGAAGAGGACGAGGAAGAGCTAGAGGTTGTCGCTCTCTCCGCCAACTCCGATGATGAAGACGCCGCCGAGGACAACTCCCGCGGCTCCGATGACAAGGCTGCGCCGGTCGAGAACGACGATGACTTTGAAGAAGAG GACTCAGCAAATTTCGTTTGCAG GATGGAGCTAATGAAAGCAATACTGAAGTGA
- the LOC133738802 gene encoding uncharacterized protein LOC133738802: MSPVLSSQGLVLATAMAISSTLVFLAFSRKQTLPEPQNATKQSSTLRSCLSSGDKKRDGKKKKVRFAENVEEEKMVERVMESSSSSKRVEKSCRNQIPQNRVALYNGIRRDRVQRMACSY, encoded by the exons ATGTCTCCTGTGCTAAGCTCTCAAGGTCTGGTCTTAGCAACCGCCATGGCTATCTCTAGCACCCTCGTCTTTCTTGCTTTCTCCAGAAAACAAACCCTCCCAGAACCCCAGAACGCAACAAAGCAAAGTTCTACTCTGCGGTCTTGCTTGTCTTCAG GTGATAAGAAGAGGgatggaaagaaaaagaaagtgcGTTTTGCTGAGAATGTTGAGGAGGAAAAGATGGTAGAGAGAGTTATGgagtcgtcgtcgtcgtctaaAAGAGTCGAAAAAAGTTGCAGAAACCAAATTCCTCAGAATCGAGTTGCCTTGTACAATGGAATTCGTAGAGACCGGGTGCAGAGGATGGCGTGTTCATATTGA